From one Solanum lycopersicum chromosome 12, SLM_r2.1 genomic stretch:
- the LOC101263593 gene encoding O-fucosyltransferase 16-like, whose product MASSRRRHHHFFTHGRWLIPAITVASIFLLLFFFLSILAPSPNGNRIFLLPHRDSSGENDDAEDSPLPVPAKERVSKRDMWSSRNSNLFYGCSDASKKFRKAQDITHPNRYLSIVTSGGLNQQRTGITDAVVAARILNATLVVPKLDKSSYWKDSSVFSDIFDVDWFIKYLANDVSVVKELPLRKGQIWLPYRMRVPRKCSDSCYIHRVLPVLKKKHAVQIMKFDYRLANSLDTDLQKLRCRVNYHAVKFTDPILRMGEKLVHRMRMKSKHFIALHLRFEPDMLAFSGCYYGGGDKEREELGKIRKKWKTLPESHPDKARRHGRCPMTPEEVGLMLRSLGYSEDVHIYVASGETYGGNETLTPLKTLFPNFYTKDTLASKDELAPFSAFSSRMAALDFIVCDESDVFVANNHGNMAKILAGRRRYFGHKPTIRPNGRKLFRVFLNKNYMSHKEFVYRINKYQKGFMGEPKEVSPTWGVFHENPYSCICEKVDNSTQGEVSNSTSRVETFTRVTKTTDYDPDTPDDPEVDVLLSD is encoded by the exons ATGGCCTCCTCTCGCCGGCGCCACCACCACTTTTTTACGCATGGACGGTGGCTAATCCCGGCCATCACCGTCGCCTCcatctttcttctccttttctttttcctctCGATTCTCGCGCCTTCTCCTAATGGCAATCGTATCTTCCTTCTTCCTCATCGCGATTCTTCG gGAGAAAATGATGATGCTGAAGATTCTCCATTACCTGTACCG GCTAAAGAGAGAGTGAGTAAACGCGATATGTGGAGTTCGAGAAATTCAAACCTCTTCTATGGATGCAGTGATGCTAGTAAAAAATTTCGAA AAGCACAAGATATCACTCATCCTAATCGTTACTTGTCGATTGTAACAAGTGGAGGTCTTAACCAACAAAGAACTGGG ATAACAGatgctgttgttgctgctcgAATTTTGAATGCTACTCTTGTTGTTCCGAAACTGGACAAGAGTTCTTACTGGAAAGACTCTAG CGTGTTCTCTGATATTTTCGATGTTGATTGGTTTATAAAATATCTAGCGAATGATGTTTCAGTTGTAAAGGAACTTCCGCTCAGAAAAGGGCAAATCTGGTTACCTTATAGAATGCGAGTTCCTAGAAAATGCAGTGATAGTTGCTATATTCATCGTGTACTGCCTGTACTTAAAAAGAAACAT GCTGTACAGATCATGAAGTTTGATTATCGACTTGCAAATAGTCTGGATACAGATTTGCAAAAGCTTAGATGCAGAGTTAACTATCATGCCGTGAAGTTTACTGACCCTATACTTAGAATGGGTGAGAAATTGGTTCATCGAATGAGGATGAAGAGCAAGCATTTCATTGCTCTTCACCTAAG GTTTGAACCCGATATGCTTGCATTCTCAGGATGTTACTATGGAGGGGGTGATAAGGAGAGGGAGGAACTCGGGAAGATACGAAAGAAGTGGAAAACTTTACCT GAGAGTCACCCCGATAAGGCAAGGAGGCATGGAAGATGTCCTATGACTCCTGAAGAAGTCGGCTTGATGTTGAGATCACTTGGATATAGCGAAGATGTTCATATATACGTAGCATCTGGCGAAACATATGGAGGGAACGAGACATTGACTCCGTTAAAGACCCTCTTTCCAAACTTCTACACAAAAGACACCCTTGCCAGCAAAGATGAGTTAGCACcattttctgcattttcttcAAGAATGGCTGCTCTTGACTTCATAGTTTGTGATGAAAGCGATGTATTTGTCGCTAACAATCATGGAAACATGGCGAAAATTCTAGCAGGACGAAG GAGATATTTTGGCCATAAACCAACCATTCGTCCAAACGGTAGGAAGCTATTTCGAGTGTTCTTGAACAAAAACTACATGTCACACAAGGAATTTGTATATAGAATCAACAAATATCAAAAAGGCTTCATGGGAGAGCCTAAGGAGGTAAGTCCAACTTGGGGTGTGTTTCATGAAAATCCTTATTCATGCATATGTGAGAAAGTAGATAACTCTACACAAGGAGAGGTATCGAATAGTACCTCTCGCGTTGAAACTTTCACCAGGGTAACAAAAACAACTGACTATGACCCTGATACACCTGATGATCCTGAGGTAGACGTCTTGCTCTCGGATTGA
- the LOC101261502 gene encoding PLASMODESMATA CALLOSE-BINDING PROTEIN 3-like, whose translation MFMEVLVVIVMMLTIIVRTKATWCVVRSDASYQALQRGLDYACSYGADCSPIQSTGLCYLPNTIQNHASYAFNSYYQRNNMAPGSCQFAGTATFAKTDPSYGSCVYPASPRAAGGPLPPGIGGHNDTGGGVTTTPVLYSPPQAIINPVYANRTTPITAESSDPDSQDSKASTYPKFWSMTSLIATYLMFHLVYNFQFL comes from the exons atgttcatGGAAGTGTTGGTAGTTATAGTTATGATGTTAACTATTATTGTTAGAACAAAAGCTACATGGTGTGTAGTTAGAAGTGATGCAAGTTATCAAGCATTACAAAGAGGTTTAGATTATGCTTGTAGTTATGGTGCTGATTGTTCACCAATTCAATCTACTGGCCTTTGTTATCTTCCTAATACTATTCAAAACCATGCTTCTTATGCCTTCAATAGTTACTATCAAAGAAACAACATGGCTCCTGGCTCTTGCCAATTTGCTGGCACAGCTACTTTTGCCAAAACTGATCCAA gTTATGGATCTTGTGTTTACCCAGCTTCTCCAAG gGCTGCCGGAGGGCCACTTCCTCCCGGAATCGGAGGTCATAACGACACAGGTGGAGGAGTTACGACCACCCCTGTTCTATATTCACCACCACAAGCAATTATAAACCCTGTTTATGCTAACAGGACAACACCAATTACCGCGGAATCGAGTGATCCTGACTCTCAAGATTCGAAAGCAAGTACTTATCCGAAGTTTTGGAGCATGACAAGCTTAATTGCAACATATTTGATGTTTCACCtagtttataattttcaatttttgtag
- the LOC101261210 gene encoding uncharacterized protein — MSGVSLQCGDCGTLFKSVAEAQEHAEVTSHANFSESTEAVLNLVCTACGKPCRSKTESDLHTKRTGHIEFTDKTAEGVKPISLEVPKAKADDEDMAEVGDDSGTGQHEEMVVPEVDQNLLSELETMGFSKARAIRALHFSGNASLEAAVNWVVEHESDPDIDETPMVPASAKKGEAPRPSLTPEEIKIKQLELRERARKKKEEEERQREREREKERIRIGKELLEAKRIEEDNERKRIIALRKAEKAEEQRAREKIRQKLEEDKAERRRKLGLPAEDPASPKPSTPVVEEKKSSFLPVRPATKAERMRECLRTLKQTHKDDEAKVKTAFNTLLTYAKNVATNPNEEKFRKIRLSNAAFQDRIGKLQGGIEFLEHCGFEKVEGGEFLYLPREKVDIAVLNSAGTELNNAIKNPFFGVL, encoded by the exons ATGTCAGGTGTATCACTGCAGTGTGGTGATTGTGGAACTCTATTCAAATCTGTAGCAGAAGCACAAGAACATGCTGAAGTTACCTCCCATGCTAACTTCTCTGAATCTACTGAAGCTGTTCTAAATCTCGTCTGTACTGCTTGCGGCAAGCCTTGCCGCTCCAAAAcg GAGAGTGATTTGCACACCAAGAGAACTGGGCACATAGAATTTACGGACAAGACAgcagagggagtgaagccaatCAGCTTGGAGGTGCCAAAAGCAAAGGCCGATGATGAAGACATGGCAGAGGTTGGCGATGACAGTGGTACAGGCCAGCATGAAG AAATGGTTGTTCCCGAAGTTGACCAAAATCTGCTATCGGAACTTGAGACAATGGGATTTTCCAAAGCTAGGGCTATCCGGGCACTCCACTTTTCTG GCAATGCCAGCTTGGAGGCTGCTGTAAATTGGGTTGTAGAGCATGAAAGTGACCCAGACATAGATGAAACACCAATG GTACCTGCCAGTGCCAAGAAAGGTGAGGCACCAAGGCCTTCTCTTACTCCAGAGGAAATAAAGATAAAACAACTAGAGTTGAG GGAGCGTGCTcgtaaaaagaaagaagaggaagagagaCAAagggaaagagagagagaaaag GAAAGAATTAGAATTGGTAAGGAACTCCTGGAAGCAAAACGTATTGAGGAAGATAACGAAAGAAAACG TATAATAGCATTGCGCAAGGCTGAAAAAGCGGAAGAACAAAGAGCTAGGGAGAAAATTCGTCAGAAGCTGGAAGAAGATAAG GCAGAAAGAAGAAGGAAGCTCGGTTTGCCAGCAGAGGATCCTGCTTCTCCCAAACCTTCTACACCTGTTGTGGAGGAAAAAAAG AGCTCTTTTTTGCCTGTCAGACCAGCTACAAAGGCAGAGCGGATGAGAGAGTGCCTGCGAACTCTTAAACAGACACACAAG GACGACGAGGCTAAAGTCAAGACCGCTTTCAACACACTTTTAACTTACGCAAAGAATGTCGCTACAAATCCCAATGAGGAGAAATTCCGCAAGATTAGACTTAGTAATGCTGCTTTTCAG GATAGAATTGGCAAGCTGCAAGGAGGCATCGAGTTTCTTGAGCACTGTGGATTTGAGAAAGTTGAAGGAGGTGAATTCTTGTACCTGCCAAGAGAAAAGGTGGACATCGCGGTGCTTAACTCAGCTGGAACTGAGTTGAACAATGCTATTAAAAATCCCTTCTTTGGAGTCCTCTAA
- the LOC101260916 gene encoding actin-related protein 2/3 complex subunit 4 isoform X2 produces MANPLRLYLTCIRNTLEAAMCLQNFPCQEVERHNKPEVELKTSPELLLNPITICRNEAEKCLIETSINSLRISLKVKQSDELENILTKKFLRFLSMRAEAFQVLRRKPVQGYDISFLITNYHCEDMQKQKLIDFIVQFMEDIDKEISELKLSVNTRGRLVATEFLKQFI; encoded by the exons ATG GCAAATCCGTTGCGATTGTATCTGACATGCATAAGAAATACGCTTGAGGCAGCAATGTGTCTTCAG AATTTCCCATGCCAAGAAGTAGAGAGGCATAACAAACCAGAGGTTGAATTAAA GACAAGCCCAGAACTTCTTCTTAATCCT ATTACGATTTGTAGAAATGAGGCTGAAAAGTGCTTGATTGAAACATCTATTAATTCCCTAAGAATAAGTCTAAAG GTGAAACAGTCAGATGAACTTGAAAATATACTAACAAAGAAGTTCCTTAGATTTTTGTCTATGAGAGCTGAAGCGTTTCAGGTGTTGAGGAGAAAGCCGGTTCAG GGCTACGACATTAGTTTTCTCATTACAAATTATCATTGTGAAGACATGCAGAAGCAGAAGCTTATTGATTTCATAGTGCAATTCATGGAG GATATTGATAAGGAAATCAGTGAACTGAAACTATCAGTGAATACGCGAGGGAGGCTTGTCGCTACTGAGTTTCTGAAGCAATTCATCTGA
- the LOC101260916 gene encoding actin-related protein 2/3 complex subunit 4 isoform X3, translated as MANPLHCDVQKKHAPGSNVCVWLFINANPLRLYLTCIRNTLEAAMCLQNFPCQEVERHNKPEVELKTSPELLLNPVKQSDELENILTKKFLRFLSMRAEAFQVLRRKPVQGYDISFLITNYHCEDMQKQKLIDFIVQFMEDIDKEISELKLSVNTRGRLVATEFLKQFI; from the exons ATG gCAAATCCTTTGCATTGTGACGTGCAAAAGAAACACGCTCCAGGCAGCAATGTTTGTGTTTGGTTGTttataaat GCAAATCCGTTGCGATTGTATCTGACATGCATAAGAAATACGCTTGAGGCAGCAATGTGTCTTCAG AATTTCCCATGCCAAGAAGTAGAGAGGCATAACAAACCAGAGGTTGAATTAAA GACAAGCCCAGAACTTCTTCTTAATCCT GTGAAACAGTCAGATGAACTTGAAAATATACTAACAAAGAAGTTCCTTAGATTTTTGTCTATGAGAGCTGAAGCGTTTCAGGTGTTGAGGAGAAAGCCGGTTCAG GGCTACGACATTAGTTTTCTCATTACAAATTATCATTGTGAAGACATGCAGAAGCAGAAGCTTATTGATTTCATAGTGCAATTCATGGAG GATATTGATAAGGAAATCAGTGAACTGAAACTATCAGTGAATACGCGAGGGAGGCTTGTCGCTACTGAGTTTCTGAAGCAATTCATCTGA
- the LOC101260916 gene encoding actin-related protein 2/3 complex subunit 4 isoform X1: MANPLHCDVQKKHAPGSNVCVWLFINANPLRLYLTCIRNTLEAAMCLQNFPCQEVERHNKPEVELKTSPELLLNPITICRNEAEKCLIETSINSLRISLKVKQSDELENILTKKFLRFLSMRAEAFQVLRRKPVQGYDISFLITNYHCEDMQKQKLIDFIVQFMEDIDKEISELKLSVNTRGRLVATEFLKQFI, translated from the exons ATG gCAAATCCTTTGCATTGTGACGTGCAAAAGAAACACGCTCCAGGCAGCAATGTTTGTGTTTGGTTGTttataaat GCAAATCCGTTGCGATTGTATCTGACATGCATAAGAAATACGCTTGAGGCAGCAATGTGTCTTCAG AATTTCCCATGCCAAGAAGTAGAGAGGCATAACAAACCAGAGGTTGAATTAAA GACAAGCCCAGAACTTCTTCTTAATCCT ATTACGATTTGTAGAAATGAGGCTGAAAAGTGCTTGATTGAAACATCTATTAATTCCCTAAGAATAAGTCTAAAG GTGAAACAGTCAGATGAACTTGAAAATATACTAACAAAGAAGTTCCTTAGATTTTTGTCTATGAGAGCTGAAGCGTTTCAGGTGTTGAGGAGAAAGCCGGTTCAG GGCTACGACATTAGTTTTCTCATTACAAATTATCATTGTGAAGACATGCAGAAGCAGAAGCTTATTGATTTCATAGTGCAATTCATGGAG GATATTGATAAGGAAATCAGTGAACTGAAACTATCAGTGAATACGCGAGGGAGGCTTGTCGCTACTGAGTTTCTGAAGCAATTCATCTGA
- the LOC101260916 gene encoding actin-related protein 2/3 complex subunit 4 isoform X4, whose amino-acid sequence MANPLHCDVQKKHAPGSNVCVWLFINANPLRLYLTCIRNTLEAAMCLQNFPCQEVERHNKPEVELKTSPELLLNPITICRNEAEKCLIETSINSLRISLKVKQSDELENILTKKFLRFLSMRAEAFQVLRRKPVQDIDKEISELKLSVNTRGRLVATEFLKQFI is encoded by the exons ATG gCAAATCCTTTGCATTGTGACGTGCAAAAGAAACACGCTCCAGGCAGCAATGTTTGTGTTTGGTTGTttataaat GCAAATCCGTTGCGATTGTATCTGACATGCATAAGAAATACGCTTGAGGCAGCAATGTGTCTTCAG AATTTCCCATGCCAAGAAGTAGAGAGGCATAACAAACCAGAGGTTGAATTAAA GACAAGCCCAGAACTTCTTCTTAATCCT ATTACGATTTGTAGAAATGAGGCTGAAAAGTGCTTGATTGAAACATCTATTAATTCCCTAAGAATAAGTCTAAAG GTGAAACAGTCAGATGAACTTGAAAATATACTAACAAAGAAGTTCCTTAGATTTTTGTCTATGAGAGCTGAAGCGTTTCAGGTGTTGAGGAGAAAGCCGGTTCAG GATATTGATAAGGAAATCAGTGAACTGAAACTATCAGTGAATACGCGAGGGAGGCTTGTCGCTACTGAGTTTCTGAAGCAATTCATCTGA
- the LOC101260623 gene encoding RPM1-interacting protein 4 isoform X1, translating into MAKHSQVPKFGEWESDEDVQYTTYFENAAKGKKGSKMNPNDPQYLEAKVKGENGTDTVRQKPERIASRDDVELRKSTGSPMHPDTMGHKVPTYPSPQRHGAKYGGNKSESETMKSTEILTPRHERRPSREEGYLRKPTDSPLRNENMGRRTPMESPHHRYGGLSGGATPKRASQQSVGPDRSIEHSPLHPHSHGRPGGKGGVVSSPSWERKASSEGSHGLAPSTPGRSRLRPVAKGDDTPDDSPAVPKFGDWDENDPASAEGYTQIFNKVREEKQTGSAKVPSSSTDTSYSNSQKRYGNDSGKGCLCFPWGRS; encoded by the exons ATGGCA AAACACTCACAAGTACCAAAATTTGGTGAGTGGGAAAGCGATGAAGATGTTCAATATACTACCTATTTTGAGAAtgctgctaagggtaagaaagGAAGTAAAATGAATCCAAATGATCCTCAATATCTTGAGGCAAAAGTGAAAGGTGAAAATGGAACAGATACTGTACGACAGAAGCCGGAACGTATTGCCAGCAGAGATGATGTAGAATTGCGGAAATCAACTGGCTCTCCAATGCATCCAGACACCATGGGTCACAAAGTTCCAACTTACCCATCTCCACAACGACATGGTGCGAAATATGGAGGCAACAAGTCAGAATCAGAAACAATGAAGAGCACTGAAATCCTAACACCAAGGCATGAACGTCGGCCAAGCCGAGAAGAGGGTTACCTGAGGAAACCTACTGATTCCCCGTTGCGCAATGAGAACATGGGGAGAAGAACTCCTATGGAATCACCTCATCATCGCTATGGTGGCTTAAGTGGTGGTGCTACACCTAAGAGGGCCTCTCAGCAAAGTGTAGGACCTGATCGCAGCATTGAGCATTCCCCGCTGCATCCACATTCCCATGGAAGGCCTGGAGGCAAAGGTGGTGTTGTCTCCTCCCCCTCATGGGAAAGGAAGGCTTCATCTGAAGGTAGTCATGGTCTGGCTCCTTCTACACCTGGAAGATCCCGTTTGAGACCAGTTGCAAAAGGTGATGACACG CCTGATGACAGCCCTGCTGTTCCTAAATTTGGTGACTGGGATGAGAATGATCCTGCATCAGCAGAAGGTTACACGCAAATCTTTAACAAAGTGCGAGAGGAGAAGCAGACTGGTTCAGCAAAAGTACCTTCCTCATCAACTGATACATCTTACTCCAACAGTCAAAAGCGATATGGAAATGACAGTGGAAAG GGTTGTTTATGTTTCCCATGGGGTCGAAGTTGA
- the LOC101260623 gene encoding RPM1-interacting protein 4 isoform X3, translated as MNPNDPQYLEAKVKGENGTDTVRQKPERIASRDDVELRKSTGSPMHPDTMGHKVPTYPSPQRHGAKYGGNKSESETMKSTEILTPRHERRPSREEGYLRKPTDSPLRNENMGRRTPMESPHHRYGGLSGGATPKRASQQSVGPDRSIEHSPLHPHSHGRPGGKGGVVSSPSWERKASSEGSHGLAPSTPGRSRLRPVAKGDDTPDDSPAVPKFGDWDENDPASAEGYTQIFNKVREEKQTGSAKVPSSSTDTSYSNSQKRYGNDSGKGCLCFPWGRS; from the exons ATGAATCCAAATGATCCTCAATATCTTGAGGCAAAAGTGAAAGGTGAAAATGGAACAGATACTGTACGACAGAAGCCGGAACGTATTGCCAGCAGAGATGATGTAGAATTGCGGAAATCAACTGGCTCTCCAATGCATCCAGACACCATGGGTCACAAAGTTCCAACTTACCCATCTCCACAACGACATGGTGCGAAATATGGAGGCAACAAGTCAGAATCAGAAACAATGAAGAGCACTGAAATCCTAACACCAAGGCATGAACGTCGGCCAAGCCGAGAAGAGGGTTACCTGAGGAAACCTACTGATTCCCCGTTGCGCAATGAGAACATGGGGAGAAGAACTCCTATGGAATCACCTCATCATCGCTATGGTGGCTTAAGTGGTGGTGCTACACCTAAGAGGGCCTCTCAGCAAAGTGTAGGACCTGATCGCAGCATTGAGCATTCCCCGCTGCATCCACATTCCCATGGAAGGCCTGGAGGCAAAGGTGGTGTTGTCTCCTCCCCCTCATGGGAAAGGAAGGCTTCATCTGAAGGTAGTCATGGTCTGGCTCCTTCTACACCTGGAAGATCCCGTTTGAGACCAGTTGCAAAAGGTGATGACACG CCTGATGACAGCCCTGCTGTTCCTAAATTTGGTGACTGGGATGAGAATGATCCTGCATCAGCAGAAGGTTACACGCAAATCTTTAACAAAGTGCGAGAGGAGAAGCAGACTGGTTCAGCAAAAGTACCTTCCTCATCAACTGATACATCTTACTCCAACAGTCAAAAGCGATATGGAAATGACAGTGGAAAG GGTTGTTTATGTTTCCCATGGGGTCGAAGTTGA